A genomic segment from Methanomassiliicoccales archaeon encodes:
- a CDS encoding aconitase X catalytic domain-containing protein gives MHLTQEEERALAGEKGLGFQRAMEILVALGRIYEAERLVPISSAHISGVSFKTIGEGGVDFLEEMSIDSKVAVPTTLNPAGMDLERWKDMGVDEDFAQKQKTIIKAYERMGVRTICSCTPYLLGNSPMQGDTVAWAESSAISYVNAVLGARTNREGGPGALAAAIVGKTPLYGLHLEENRKPTVVIESESLKDSSELSLLGYIVGKTFGSAIPYFKGIRPDPDGLKSIAAAMAASGSIAMFYVEGVTPDYQKQEINGLERISLGKDDLKRACDSINTGKEPDLVALGCPHLSQAELRTLASFLDGKRPVRDKPEVWFCTSREIKARCLKEVSILEKFGKVVCDTCMVVTPIEKKYACTATNSTKACVYLPSLCSQKVIFASTKELMRLIL, from the coding sequence CTTTGGGGCGTATTTATGAAGCTGAACGCCTAGTCCCAATATCCTCAGCTCATATTTCTGGAGTTTCTTTCAAAACTATCGGTGAAGGGGGGGTTGACTTCTTAGAAGAAATGTCAATCGATTCTAAGGTAGCCGTACCTACCACGCTCAATCCTGCTGGAATGGATTTAGAAAGATGGAAAGACATGGGGGTGGATGAGGATTTCGCTCAAAAACAGAAAACAATAATCAAAGCCTATGAAAGAATGGGTGTTCGTACCATTTGCAGCTGCACGCCTTATTTGCTTGGCAACTCCCCAATGCAAGGCGACACGGTAGCCTGGGCAGAGTCATCAGCGATTTCATATGTTAATGCTGTGTTGGGGGCTCGAACCAATAGAGAAGGGGGCCCTGGAGCTCTAGCGGCTGCCATAGTTGGAAAAACTCCTCTTTATGGCCTGCACTTAGAAGAGAATAGAAAGCCAACAGTCGTGATAGAGTCAGAATCGTTGAAAGATTCATCTGAACTTTCCTTACTTGGGTACATCGTAGGAAAGACATTTGGCTCAGCAATTCCATATTTTAAAGGCATAAGACCGGATCCCGATGGCCTGAAATCCATAGCCGCTGCCATGGCAGCCTCCGGGTCCATTGCAATGTTTTACGTAGAAGGCGTCACTCCAGATTATCAGAAACAAGAGATTAATGGCCTTGAACGCATTAGTTTAGGAAAAGATGATTTAAAACGAGCTTGCGATTCCATTAACACAGGAAAAGAGCCGGACCTCGTGGCCTTGGGCTGCCCTCATCTTTCTCAAGCGGAATTGAGAACTTTAGCATCATTCTTGGACGGTAAACGACCTGTTCGAGACAAACCTGAGGTATGGTTTTGCACTTCTCGAGAAATCAAGGCTCGTTGTCTTAAGGAAGTGTCAATTTTGGAAAAATTCGGCAAAGTCGTTTGCGATACATGCATGGTAGTGACGCCAATAGAGAAAAAATATGCATGTACTGCCACTAATTCGACTAAAGCTTGCGTCTACCTTCCGTCACTATGCTCTCAGAAAGTAATTTTTGCTTCAACAAAAGAATTGATGAGGTTGATTTTATGA